A window of Hyperolius riggenbachi isolate aHypRig1 chromosome 1, aHypRig1.pri, whole genome shotgun sequence contains these coding sequences:
- the LOC137545823 gene encoding posterior protein-like: MEVVSEFLKKYSSANYRSCVDEALTHQYSDLEKQCEMQNERLQTKVSSKKNRKQRMANLIDMLIKMKELALQKELQFYTEKAQLREEIDSITKNCLAMDIKNNACECEELKEEVDKLFVENGDLQECLDDCDSRCRLRELQIASLEQRESQKDNVIQMLTEQLAQKEQGLQLLKAQGNNACNQGNSSGYKSLGEEQRGREEHPICTADESQSPPELSLNQNSTLFTPIPDRIDHQHRNAQGQGHANHNVHSTTLSIQDRTNLCQILGKFDTSASPVSLSNKLEAVVTQYNLGNRDACALLRAWLPSQLCEKLLPPVGTHTGLLAELNSNWGNAADRMGELQRVMGGRDARGTNALENARFRKGEDPVLFCSEYLSLYKSTFNCPDMSPDDGSFLYSMANKCTFVDYHTKIALRNANSYQTFLNIIKDWIQETNQDNKVQRKIAEVTKSEGRVRSTGKCYKCGHMGHFMRDCKLNRRVGGNRSFSDRKDQKRPGPDRVQREKVQDPDVTLYGPLLKELERVKSKIAEIPEEYKTPPPSNPYVKP, translated from the coding sequence ATGGAAGTTGTTTCAGAATTCCTTAAAAAGTATTCCTCTGCAAATTATCGCTCATGTGTGGATGAGGCTTTGACTCATCAGTATAGTGATTTAGAAAAGCAGTGTGAAATGCAGAATGAAAGATTACAGACCAAGgtttcttctaaaaaaaatagaaaacagagaaTGGCCAATCTCATTGATATGTTAATTAAGATGAAAGAGCTAGCGTTACAAAAGGAGTTGCAGTTTTACACTGAAAAAGCTCAGCTAAGAGAAGAAATTGATAGCATTACAAAAAATTGCTTAGCCATGGATATTAAAAATAATGCTTGTGAATGTGaggaattgaaggaggaagttgaTAAACTTTTTGTAGAGAATGGTGATTTACAAGAGTGTTTAGATGATTGTGATTCTAGATGTAGACTCAGGGAATTACAGATAGCATCTTTGGAACAAAGAGAGTCACAGAAAGACAATGTTATTCAAATGCTTACAGAGCAGCTGGCTCAAAAGGAACAAGGTTTACAGTTGTTAAAAGCACAAGGTAACAATGCATGCAACCAGGGTAATAGCTCAGGTTACAAATCCCTGGGAGAGGAgcaaagaggcagagaggagcatCCGATTTGTACTGCAGACGAATCTcaatctcctcctgagctgtcatTAAATCAAAATTCCACACTCTTTACTCCTATCCCAGACAGGATTGATCACCAACACAGAAATGCTCAAGGGCAAGGTCATGCAAATCATAATGTGCACTCCACAACACTCTCTATACAGGATCGCACAAACCTGTGCCAGATATTGGGGAAGTTTGACACTTCAGCCTCACCTGTCAGCCTCTCCAATAAGCTGGAAGCTGTAGTCACTCAATATAATTTGGGAAACAGAGATGCCTGTGCGCTACTGCGTGCATGGCTCCCTTCACAGCTGTGTGAGAAATTACTGCCTCCTGTGGGGACTCATACTGGTCTGTTGGCAGAACTTAATTCCAATTGGGGAAATGCAGCAGACAGAATGGGAGAGTTACAGAGAGTGATGGGAGGGAGAGATGCTAGAGGAACCAATGCGCTAGAAAATGCCAGATTTAGAAAAGGTGAAGACCCTGTTTTATTTTGCAGTGAATACTTGTCACTGTACAAATCCACATTTAATTGCCCAGATATGTCTCCTGACGACGGTAGTTTTCTTTACTCGATGGCTAACAAGTGTACCTTTGTGGATTATCACACAAAGATTGCACTCAGAAATGCTAATTCATACCAGACATTTCTGAACATAATAAAGGACTGGATTCAGGAGACAAATCAGGACAATAAAGTGCAAAGGAAAATTGCAGAGGTAACTAAGAGTGAAGGAAGAGTCAGATCCACTGGCAAATGTTATAAATGTGGGCATATGGGACATTTCATGAGAGACTGTAAATTGAACAGGAGAGTAGGGGGTAACAGAAGTTTTTCTGACAGGAAAGATCAGAAGAGGCCTGGACCAGACAGGGTGCAGAGGGAAAAAGTCCAAGATCCCGATGTTACCCTATATGGTCCACTCCTAAAAGAGCTAGAGAGGGTTAAAAGTAAAATCGCTGAAATTCCAGAGGAATACAAGACCCCACCCCCATCCAATCCTTATGTGAAACCATAG